Genomic DNA from Streptomyces sp. NBC_01571:
AGCGCGAGCACCGCGCCGAGACCGACGGAGAGCGGGGCGTCGTAGCGGGCCGCGAGGTTCGCCGTCATGATCTGCGTGAGGTCACCGAACTCGGCGACCAGGATGAGCATGAAACCCGCCCCCGAGACCTTCCAGAAGGTCTGGTTCTCCGGCTTGCGGATCTCCTCGTCGTCCTCGCCCTTCTTCAGGAGCAGCACGGCCGCGCCGGCGAGGAAGAGCACGCCCGTGAGCGCGTGCACGATCTGCTGCGGCAGCAGGGTCAGCACGCTGCCCGCCGCGACGGCGAGCGCGACATGCACGGCGAAGGCGGCGGCGACGCCCGCGAAGACGTACGAGGCGCGGTAGCGGGTGCCCAGGACGAGCCCGGCGAGCGCGGTCTTGTCCGGCAGTTCGGCAAGGAAGACGACACCGAAGACGAGCGCCATCACGGTGATGCTGATCAACATTCCTCAATCGGTCGGGGCCGCCCCACCGAGAGTGCTGTGACTGCTGCGCGACACCTCGGCACGGCAGCACACATCGGTGCCCCCGCGTACGAGGACGCGCGGGCGGTGCACTGCATGGCCGAAGGTCTCGCCGGCCGGCCTCCGCGGACCCGGTGGGTCGCGGTCGGGGCCTGCCTCCGGGCGCCGGCTCAGACGAGCTGAGCAGTATGTCGACGGTCCGGCGAAGAGCTACTCCCCTTCTGCGCCGACCACTGTACGGGACGCCGGAAAGGGCGGGTAAGGGCCGAAGGTCCCATGGCCGGGAAGGACGCG
This window encodes:
- a CDS encoding TMEM165/GDT1 family protein; protein product: MISITVMALVFGVVFLAELPDKTALAGLVLGTRYRASYVFAGVAAAFAVHVALAVAAGSVLTLLPQQIVHALTGVLFLAGAAVLLLKKGEDDEEIRKPENQTFWKVSGAGFMLILVAEFGDLTQIMTANLAARYDAPLSVGLGAVLALWAVGALGIVGGKALMKRVPLELVTKVAAVLMLGLGAWSLYEAVAG